One region of Streptomyces davaonensis JCM 4913 genomic DNA includes:
- a CDS encoding DUF742 domain-containing protein, with protein sequence MTPPQRQRRTPRPQPQPAPPPPEEGVRRNPERMFVVGGDGEARADLDLVTLIVARAEPPPSSTPEQSALLRLCTAPLSVAELSAYLSLPFSVVTVVLTDMLADELVEAHKPLVRQSVADRSLLEAVMHGLQKL encoded by the coding sequence ATGACTCCTCCGCAACGCCAGAGGCGGACCCCCAGGCCACAGCCGCAGCCCGCCCCGCCGCCGCCCGAGGAGGGGGTGCGCAGGAACCCCGAACGGATGTTCGTGGTCGGCGGTGACGGCGAGGCACGCGCCGATCTCGACCTCGTCACCTTAATCGTGGCGCGCGCCGAGCCACCGCCCTCCAGTACGCCCGAGCAGTCGGCGCTGCTCCGGCTCTGCACGGCCCCGCTGTCGGTGGCCGAGCTGTCCGCATATCTCAGCCTCCCGTTCAGCGTGGTGACCGTCGTGCTCACCGACATGCTGGCGGACGAACTGGTAGAGGCGCACAAGCCGCTCGTGCGGCAGTCGGTCGCCGACCGTTCCCTCCTCGAAGCGGTGATGCATGGACTTCAAAAACTCTGA
- a CDS encoding GTP-binding protein, with translation MDFKNSDTIPGPRSEDRLPQTAQAAVKIVIVGGFGVGKTTMVGSVSEIRPLTTEETMTQAGIGVDDNFGSDTKTATTVAMDFGRISITEKLVLYLFGTPGQERFWFLWNGLFEGALGAVVLIDTRRLEVSFDVIGRLEERGVPFVVAVNSFPDAPRYAIDELRQALDLAPEIPIVECDARRRASSRDTLMTLMRFLHSLAMTGALT, from the coding sequence ATGGACTTCAAAAACTCTGACACCATCCCGGGCCCACGCAGCGAGGACCGGCTGCCGCAGACCGCCCAGGCCGCGGTGAAGATCGTGATCGTGGGCGGGTTCGGCGTCGGGAAGACGACCATGGTCGGCTCGGTCAGCGAGATCCGCCCGCTGACCACCGAGGAGACCATGACGCAGGCGGGCATCGGCGTCGACGACAACTTCGGTTCCGACACCAAGACCGCCACCACCGTCGCCATGGACTTCGGCCGGATCAGCATCACCGAGAAGCTCGTCCTCTACCTCTTCGGCACGCCCGGCCAGGAGCGCTTCTGGTTCCTGTGGAACGGCCTCTTCGAGGGCGCGCTGGGCGCGGTGGTGCTGATCGACACCCGCCGCCTGGAGGTCAGCTTCGATGTCATAGGGCGCCTGGAGGAGCGCGGTGTGCCCTTCGTGGTCGCCGTCAACTCCTTCCCGGACGCGCCCCGTTACGCCATCGACGAACTGCGGCAGGCACTCGACCTGGCGCCGGAGATCCCCATCGTCGAGTGTGACGCCCGGCGCCGCGCCTCCAGCCGGGACACCCTCATGACCCTGATGCGCTTCCTGCACTCGCTCGCCATGACGGGCGCGCTCACCTGA